One Microbacterium sp. W4I20 DNA window includes the following coding sequences:
- a CDS encoding M20 family metallopeptidase has product MSTSSTTSGTDPQSEAILALVAELVGHETPSYDAAASARIAESLSARFESLGAVVERIPSPAGIDLVADFPGTGAPLLLVGHTDTVWPVGTLDGDVPLSRDGDVVRGPGTYDMKAGIVVMLEALRRTKDLPPAERRAVRIVLVCDEEVGSPLSSPLLLERAEGVAGAIGFESPHPDGALKVGRRGSTRVRLSVEGKAAHAALDPEDGVSAIEELVDQLVRVRAITSDPALPGPVLCNVGTISGGTRANVVPAHAEAEVGLRFTDAATERQVLEALTALSPIRARARLAVDVLSSRPAWQPSPADALLLEQISVAGRAVGQQVSGRPAAGAGDTNLLGSRGIPTVDGFGPRGGGAHARDEHFLVSSLIERVELLCAVLRVSTP; this is encoded by the coding sequence GTGAGCACATCCTCGACGACCTCCGGAACGGACCCTCAGTCAGAGGCCATCCTCGCACTCGTCGCCGAACTCGTGGGTCATGAGACGCCGAGCTACGACGCCGCCGCGAGCGCGCGAATCGCCGAGAGCCTGAGTGCGCGATTCGAATCACTCGGAGCCGTCGTCGAGCGGATCCCCTCCCCTGCCGGCATCGACCTCGTCGCCGACTTCCCCGGCACGGGCGCTCCACTGCTGCTGGTCGGGCACACCGACACCGTCTGGCCCGTGGGCACTCTCGACGGCGACGTGCCCTTGTCGAGAGACGGCGACGTCGTCCGCGGGCCCGGCACCTACGACATGAAGGCAGGCATCGTCGTGATGCTCGAGGCTCTGCGGCGAACGAAGGACCTGCCGCCGGCGGAACGCCGGGCTGTGCGGATCGTGCTCGTCTGCGACGAGGAGGTCGGCTCACCCCTGTCCTCACCCCTGCTCCTCGAGCGCGCGGAGGGTGTCGCCGGCGCCATCGGGTTCGAGTCCCCGCATCCGGACGGGGCGTTGAAGGTGGGCCGACGCGGAAGCACTCGGGTGCGACTGTCGGTCGAGGGCAAGGCCGCGCACGCCGCACTCGATCCCGAAGATGGCGTGTCCGCGATCGAGGAGCTCGTCGATCAGCTGGTGCGGGTGCGCGCGATCACCTCCGACCCTGCGCTTCCCGGCCCCGTCCTCTGCAACGTCGGCACGATCTCGGGAGGGACGAGGGCCAATGTCGTCCCCGCGCATGCCGAGGCCGAGGTGGGCCTGCGGTTCACCGACGCCGCGACCGAGCGGCAGGTGCTCGAGGCGCTGACCGCACTGAGTCCGATACGCGCCCGCGCTCGACTCGCCGTCGACGTCCTCAGTTCCCGGCCGGCGTGGCAGCCGTCGCCCGCCGACGCCCTGCTTCTCGAACAGATCTCCGTGGCGGGGCGAGCCGTCGGCCAGCAGGTCTCCGGACGCCCGGCCGCGGGCGCGGGAGACACGAACCTCCTCGGCAGCCGCGGCATCCCCACGGTCGACGGATTCGGCCCCCGCGGTGGCGGCGCGCACGCCAGGGACGAGCACTTCCTGGTCTCGTCGCTGATCGAGCGGGTCGAACTGCTGTGCGCCGTCCTCCGCGTTTCGACACCCTGA
- the menC gene encoding o-succinylbenzoate synthase gives MRISRVRLFVLRQSLLHSFETSSHRKSGIEHILVELTDADGRTGWGEIASPSDPYFGAETTATAWEIATRYLLPAVLGREFDRPEQLEEGWSRIRGHEFAKAGFSGAVWDLYARATGVALASALGGDRDEVVAGVSLGIEPSIDDLLRQVDVQRAAGYGRVKLKIAPGWDVEPVHAVRGAHPDLDLHVDANGAYSDDEESAGVFARLDREGLTMIEQPFAPRDLVSHAALQARIGTDVCLDESIVALGDLQTMLRLRAGRVLNIKVSRMGGLSVARAAHDIAVDAGMPVWCGGMHEFGIGRAANVAISSLPGFLLPSDVSGSDKYYASDIIDPPIVAVDGRVRVPRSTGIGHEVLVESIERGASRSFDSAGARASEQEPTPVGLRRE, from the coding sequence GTGAGGATCTCCCGCGTCCGGCTGTTCGTGCTGCGGCAGTCGCTGCTGCACAGCTTCGAGACGAGTTCGCACCGGAAGTCCGGGATCGAGCACATCCTGGTCGAGTTGACGGATGCCGACGGCCGGACCGGCTGGGGAGAGATCGCATCCCCCAGCGATCCCTACTTCGGCGCCGAGACGACTGCCACGGCGTGGGAGATCGCGACGCGCTACCTGCTGCCCGCCGTGCTCGGCCGAGAGTTCGATCGGCCCGAGCAGCTGGAGGAGGGGTGGAGCCGCATCCGCGGTCATGAGTTCGCCAAGGCGGGATTCTCGGGAGCCGTCTGGGACCTCTACGCCCGTGCGACGGGAGTGGCCCTGGCCTCGGCGCTCGGAGGCGACCGTGACGAGGTGGTGGCGGGCGTATCTCTCGGGATCGAGCCGTCGATCGATGATCTCCTGCGCCAGGTCGACGTGCAGCGGGCCGCCGGGTATGGGCGGGTGAAGCTGAAGATCGCCCCCGGGTGGGATGTCGAGCCGGTCCACGCGGTGCGCGGGGCGCATCCCGACCTGGACCTCCATGTCGATGCCAACGGTGCCTACTCGGACGACGAGGAGTCCGCCGGGGTGTTCGCGCGCCTCGACCGGGAGGGCCTCACGATGATCGAGCAGCCGTTCGCTCCGCGGGACCTCGTCTCGCACGCCGCGCTGCAGGCCAGGATCGGAACCGACGTCTGCCTCGACGAGTCGATCGTCGCGCTGGGTGACCTGCAGACCATGCTCCGGCTGCGGGCGGGACGAGTGCTCAACATCAAGGTGTCGCGCATGGGCGGGCTCAGCGTCGCGCGGGCGGCGCACGACATCGCCGTCGACGCGGGCATGCCGGTCTGGTGCGGGGGTATGCACGAGTTCGGCATCGGACGGGCGGCGAATGTCGCGATCTCCTCGCTTCCCGGTTTCCTCCTCCCCTCGGACGTCTCCGGATCGGACAAGTACTACGCCTCGGACATCATCGACCCGCCGATCGTGGCGGTGGACGGCCGCGTGCGCGTGCCCCGCTCAACCGGCATCGGACACGAGGTGCTGGTCGAGAGCATCGAGCGCGGTGCGTCGCGCTCCTTCGACTCGGCCGGTGCGAGAGCATCGGAGCAGGAGCCGACCCCGGTGGGCCTCCGGCGCGAATGA
- a CDS encoding MurR/RpiR family transcriptional regulator, producing the protein MTAQDHEDRDLMSPRDRFGERIRTNQSAESIQAHIIETEQRSLAQTFEELSRSAQVPQAASLLLGARRRYIAGEGKAAAYAQLLNADLSATLSNVFLVDGHALHPLTVLTDVRASDVLVAFSLRRYREETVRLGRLFREAGGQLVVITDSDDAPLAPIATSLIRVRTGSASYADSPTPVAAVCHLLSALTTASAKGARRRLAERDRLVARLGLYAPEQKRTRADAEGDA; encoded by the coding sequence ATGACCGCACAGGACCACGAGGATCGCGATCTGATGTCACCCCGCGATCGCTTCGGCGAGCGCATCCGCACGAATCAGTCTGCGGAGAGCATCCAGGCGCACATCATCGAGACCGAGCAGCGCTCGCTCGCGCAGACGTTCGAGGAGCTGAGCAGATCGGCGCAGGTGCCCCAGGCGGCCTCGCTGCTTCTCGGCGCCCGCCGCCGCTACATCGCCGGCGAGGGCAAGGCGGCGGCATACGCGCAGCTGCTCAATGCCGATCTGTCCGCGACGCTCTCGAACGTCTTCCTCGTCGACGGTCATGCCCTGCATCCGCTCACGGTGCTCACCGACGTCCGCGCGTCGGATGTGCTGGTGGCGTTCTCGCTTCGCCGCTACCGGGAGGAGACCGTCCGGTTGGGGCGCCTCTTCCGGGAGGCCGGCGGTCAGCTCGTGGTCATCACTGACAGCGACGACGCGCCTCTCGCTCCGATCGCCACCTCTCTGATCCGCGTGCGCACCGGTTCGGCGTCGTACGCGGATTCACCCACACCGGTCGCCGCGGTCTGCCATCTGCTGAGCGCTCTGACGACCGCGAGCGCGAAAGGTGCCAGGCGACGCCTCGCCGAACGGGACCGGCTGGTCGCGCGCCTCGGCCTCTACGCGCCGGAGCAGAAGCGGACGCGCGCGGATGCGGAGGGCGACGCGTGA
- a CDS encoding GNAT family N-acetyltransferase produces the protein MPHASVAASASVGFSCRELRTHAEFIEASALYSRVFAYSENEFALNANLLTSLARNGGSAVGAYSSEGDLIGFAYGFAGSDGHGATYHFSQAAAVDPDHQGRGVGKALKLAQRDVALGWGQRTMRWTFDPILSRNAHFNLSSLGAVGIAFVPDYYARPGTDRLVVAWDLTDTSATAATDAAIESPPPVERADWGRSLPAADGGSWIVTSARPDDLSAAERTTLASKLGQTLTEVFLRGEVLISASRIDETTAVYRAVPGEGAA, from the coding sequence GTGCCTCATGCTTCGGTGGCTGCCAGCGCCAGCGTCGGATTCAGCTGCCGGGAACTCCGCACCCATGCCGAGTTCATCGAGGCCTCGGCCCTGTACTCCCGGGTGTTCGCCTATTCCGAGAACGAGTTCGCGCTGAATGCGAACCTGCTCACGTCCCTCGCGCGCAACGGCGGGTCCGCGGTCGGCGCCTACTCGTCCGAGGGCGACCTGATCGGATTCGCCTATGGGTTCGCCGGCAGCGACGGACATGGCGCGACGTACCACTTCTCACAGGCCGCCGCGGTGGACCCCGACCATCAGGGGCGCGGGGTCGGCAAAGCACTGAAGCTCGCCCAGCGCGACGTCGCGCTCGGGTGGGGGCAGCGCACGATGCGATGGACCTTCGACCCGATCCTGTCGCGTAACGCCCACTTCAACCTCTCCTCTCTCGGCGCCGTCGGCATCGCGTTCGTGCCCGACTACTACGCACGGCCGGGCACCGACCGGCTCGTCGTCGCCTGGGACCTCACCGATACCTCCGCGACCGCCGCCACCGACGCCGCCATCGAGAGCCCGCCGCCGGTCGAGCGGGCGGACTGGGGGCGGTCTCTGCCGGCAGCCGACGGGGGCAGCTGGATCGTGACCTCTGCTCGCCCGGACGACCTCTCGGCGGCGGAACGCACGACGTTGGCCAGCAAGCTCGGCCAGACGCTGACCGAGGTCTTCCTGCGCGGCGAGGTGCTGATCTCCGCATCGCGGATCGACGAGACGACGGCGGTCTACCGCGCCGTGCCAGGGGAGGGGGCGGCATGA